GCCTTTTTTTATCAGGCACCTCGAACTTTGGTTGGTTACTGAAGAAAAACACCCCACCAGATACAGCGATGGGTGTAATTGGATATACCTCTAGGGAGGGAACCTCGCAAAATAGTCCCCAACTCCTATTAACGGTTAATGATAATACCCCTCCAACGATAACTGCCGCAGCAAATCCTGCTGCAAATGGTGCAGGATGGAACAACACCGATGTTACAGTTACGTTTACTTGTTCCGATTCTGCTTCAGGCATTCAGTCCTGTTCATCACCTGTTACCGTTTCGACTGAAGGAGCAAATCAACTTGTAACAGGAACCGCGCAGGATAATGCTGGCAATTCCGCAAATACTAGTCTCATCATTAATTTGGACAGCACGGAACCTGCTCTACAAATCCTTTCTCCTCAGGATCGGGCCGTAGTACATCAAAACTCCGTTCAACTAAGCGGGACTTTGACAGATTCGCTTTCTGGTATATCTTCAATTACTTGCGATGGAGTTCCCGCAAATTACTCTGCAGGGTCATTTAGTTGCAGCCGATCTCTTGCCGTGGGCCTTAATTCAATAACAGTTACGGCGATGGATATCGCTGGAAATCAAACGGTTAATATTCTAGAAATCACTTACACAGCCCAAAGTAACAATACCTATACTTTCTTCCCAACGGCTGATGTAGCAATTTCCGATGCTTACGATTATGGAACGGGGATAAATTATGGTTTGCACACATCAATGAGAATCGAATCCGCTGGGGCAGCGGGCGGTGTATTGGCTCAATTTTCCCCTGCTCAGATGATCTCCACGATAGGATGGCAGCATATCTCCTCAGCCAGGCTAGAGTTTTACGTCGAAAATAATTTCAATGACTGGGGAAATGGCGCCTATCTGGATGCGCGTCGAATGCTGTCAAGTTGGGATGAAGCGGGAGTGACCTACGATTGCTGGCCGTCGGATAATGATCTTTCCAACCCTGCCCCCGATTGCGATGAGACTTGGTCCGGAGGGAATTACGAGGATTATTCTTCCGATTCTGTTATCCAGCAAAATGGAACTGGAGTCTGGAAGAGTTTTGATGTAACAAGCGATGTGCAATTGCTACAAAATGGTCATGATACCTATGGATGGATCATACGGAAAAGGAACCTTTCAGACAGCGGGTCTGTTGACTTTACGTCCATCCAGGGCAACACAGCGCAGAAACCTCGGCTAGTCGTGGTTGCAGATGATCAGTCGTGCCTTCCGGCTTCTATTGGTAACGTCTCACCTGCGCTCATTCCATCCGATGGCTCAATCAATACTATCACCGTCTCCGGCCAGAACCTCGATCAAATATCGAACGTCTTTGTGGACAAGGTTCCCATCAGCTTCACACTTGTCAACTCATCAACGATCACATTCACGTTAACTTCAAGTGTCGCCAGCAAGTATAGTGTGTCCTTTCGAGCGAACTGTTTGTCTGAGCCGCTTTCTCTATACTCGATAGAAAGCGATACAAGCCAATTCCAAGTATACTCGCTTGAAGAGCAAGGCTTCGAGGCCCAGGCCGCCGGAACCTGTACAGCGCCGACGGGGGCTACGCTATTCACACTCAGTGACGGCACAAGCAAAGCTCTTTGCTGGAACGGTCATAAAACCAGGTTGATCGGCTATTCCGGTAATTTTGGTCTTGTGAATAGAGATGACAAATGGCTCGCCAATGATACTAGCACAATCCTCAGCAACTACATGAGCAGAGCACAATATAACGCTTTGACAGCTGTCAACTCCAGTCGCGGTACCAATTTGATTCGACTAGTAGTGACGGGAAGTTCCTGTTCCACTCAAGCTGGTCCCCCAGAGCCTTGCGGAGGTTTTCAAGGTGCGGCGGAGAGGATGCCATTCTCAGTCAAAAGCGGCCAATATAACATCCAAATGCTTAACTCCAGTAATGTCGCAACAACGGACGGAAGCCAACTAAGCACAAAATGGAAAACCCGACTCCAGAACTTCTTAAAATATGCAGACCGCAACGGTATCGCCGTGAAGATCGACCTTTTCGATGAGAATAACTTGGGATCCCCCAACAACCAATGGGCGAACAACCCTTGGAATCCCAGCAATAATAATATTGATTCTGCCCCCGCAAACTGCACACTTCTCAATAATTTACCAAAGGGTGGATTACCAAATCTCTATAAGATCTTTAATGCAAATGGTTCTCTGAACTGCCTTGGCAAAATTCAGAAGAACTATGTGTACAGTGTGGTGAATTTTGTGCGGAGAGCCAAAGCTTGCGGGAACGGCGGGACGAGTCAATGTAAAAACGTAATATTTCAGGTCATGAACGAAGCTCGTTTTGATGGCACTTGGTCTAATTTTTCGACGTCCGATTTTCAAAAATGGCACAACCAGATTGGCCTTTGGAT
The sequence above is drawn from the bacterium genome and encodes:
- a CDS encoding DNRLRE domain-containing protein; this translates as MDIAGNQTVNILEITYTAQSNNTYTFFPTADVAISDAYDYGTGINYGLHTSMRIESAGAAGGVLAQFSPAQMISTIGWQHISSARLEFYVENNFNDWGNGAYLDARRMLSSWDEAGVTYDCWPSDNDLSNPAPDCDETWSGGNYEDYSSDSVIQQNGTGVWKSFDVTSDVQLLQNGHDTYGWIIRKRNLSDSGSVDFTSIQGNTAQKPRLVVVADDQSCLPASIGNVSPALIPSDGSINTITVSGQNLDQISNVFVDKVPISFTLVNSSTITFTLTSSVASKYSVSFRANCLSEPLSLYSIESDTSQFQVYSLEEQGFEAQAAGTCTAPTGATLFTLSDGTSKALCWNGHKTRLIGYSGNFGLVNRDDKWLANDTSTILSNYMSRAQYNALTAVNSSRGTNLIRLVVTGSSCSTQAGPPEPCGGFQGAAERMPFSVKSGQYNIQMLNSSNVATTDGSQLSTKWKTRLQNFLKYADRNGIAVKIDLFDENNLGSPNNQWANNPWNPSNNNIDSAPANCTLLNNLPKGGLPNLYKIFNANGSLNCLGKIQKNYVYSVVNFVRRAKACGNGGTSQCKNVIFQVMNEARFDGTWSNFSTSDFQKWHNQIGLWIRTHGEYLVAANVKGPSSGLYEHPCSTANRDDSCLLANCTATSCPPRTFNGTTFPNYFTVFLSPEIKITTLHSRSWIEGNTTGDICAKDQDALGLKKPVIYDNDGDNVLPRKSDLNESFIQKWAQQVSQSGTNSCGRAKGFLHLYDTKDAAVIEPNGTTPTKCRYDDVLNPTPYVDCFAWNALADGVPEKFCGSATGLTACVTRTNYCENFTGTPDFCTPVQDAQSTNP